The Psychrobacillus sp. FSL K6-4046 DNA window GTAGTGGCGATTATGATGGCAACCGTGGTATAAATAACGATGATAATAACGGTACAATGGGTGGAAACAATGGTAATGGTAATTCAACTCTAGACAGAGATAAAGGAACATGGGTAGAAGAACCTACTGTTGATGGCAATGACCGATAAAGAAATTCTTCACATAAAGAAAAGCTGATTCCAGTTGGAGTCAGCTTTCTTTATCTTTCTTTAAGGAAGGTCTAGTTTTCATGTCCTTTTCAAATTGGGTTAATAATTCTTCTCCGATTAACCCATCCTCAATTAGCTCTGCCAGTAATGATTCGGCATATTTTCTACGTACACGCTTTAACGTTCCACGAAGCAGGACGGAAAGGTGATCACCAATTTTTTTCACGGAGTATGTCGCTACTTCAAAATGAGCTGGTTCATTTTCCGGGTAAGAGATGACAACCTTTGCGTTAAACAATTCATTCGATGCTTTTAATTCATTAAAGAAATCCTCATGTTTTTGGTCGATAAATAACTCTAAAATCCAAGATCGACTGGTATTCTCTTGGTTAATCACAATACCATCCTCTAAAAGAATCGGCAGTTCTTCATTATTACGAATAAGGGATACGGAAATCATTTTAAAAGTTTTCATAGACAATCCACCTTTAGTCTGGCTAATTATTCTCCATTATAGCATAGCGATTCTATGGAAAAAAATAATTATGAAACTAGCAAATTTCTATTTTTGATTTTTAAGAATGAGAGGGAGAAAGGGGTTGTCGAAAAAGAGGTTTTCAATTTTAAATTTTAGTCTGGAATAACGCCCCAAAACGCTAAAATGCGACTTTGCCAATTATGCTTGTAAAGCTTATGATATGGCTAATAAAGGAGGTGACAGATTGAATACAGTTTCGATAATTGGAAGAATGACGAAGGCTCCACAGCTGAAACACTTATCCGAGGGGAGAGTACAAACAGGATTTGTAGTTGCTGTAAGCAAGGGCTATAAGAGCGAAGAAGCAAATTTTGTCCTTTGCACGATTTGGGGGAAACTAGCTGAAACAACTGTGAAGTACTGTGGAAAGGGCTCCTTGGTAGGAATTACTGGCCGCTTAAATACGAGATCTTATGAAAAAGGAGAGGGCATAAGAGTATTCGTTACGGAGGTTATAGTGGAGGATATCCGATTTTTAGCTACCAAAAATCGTGACGAAACAGAACAAAGTAAAGAAGAAAATAAGCAAGTAGAAAGTGATTTTGAATTTCCAGCAGAACAAATAAAAAAACTTCCAGTGTAAAAATTTGAATGGCCGCAACCAAATCAAATGATACAAGAGAGAAAAAACCTGACCAATCGCTGGCCAGGTTTTTGCTAAAAAATTTAAATGGAAAGGGTGAGTAAATCCTTCAAGTCTGCATCTGACATTTCCGTGATCCATTGACTAGAATGAATCAGTTCCTCAGACAATGCCTGCTTCTCTTCAAGTAGCTTATCAATTTTTTCTTCAATGGTACCAATTGTTATAAACTTATGAACATGAACAAAATTCGTTTGTCCGATTCGATAAGCTCTATCTGTCGCTTGGTTTTCAACCGCAGGATTCCACCAGCGATCAGCATGAAGGACATGGCTAGCAGCTGTAAGATTCAGTCCTGTTCCCCCTGCCTTCAATGATAGAAGGAAAACTGGGAACTCCTTGGCCTGAAATGCTTCAACTAAATGGTCACGCTGATTTTTTGGCATACTTCCTGTTAGGAAAGGAGCGTCAATTTGGAACAGCTCCGTCAAGCAATGCTGTAGTAAATGGCCCATTCCAATGTATTGGGTGAAGATGAGACATTGCTCGCCTCGGGCAGCGATTTCACCAGCCAGAGTCACAATTCGTGCTAGCTTTTCAGAGCGTTCAAGCATGTCATCTGCGTCATCAAAAGGCTCCTTCAAGTATAGTGCAGGGTGGTTACATAGTTGCTTTAACTTACTAAGCATTTTTAAGATGAGTCCTTTTTTCTCAAAGCCGGAAAGCGTATCCAACTTACTGACCGTTTCTTGTATGAGAGACTCATACAAAGCCGCTTGCTCGGTTGTGAGGCCACAGTATTCTCGCTGCTCCAGCTTTTCTGGTAGGTTAAGCAATAATTCAGGATCCTGCTTCGTTCTTCTAAGTAGGAAGGGCTGGATTTTGACACGTAGCTTATGCTTCACAGAGTCCGAATTATCTCGC harbors:
- the ssb gene encoding single-stranded DNA-binding protein codes for the protein MNTVSIIGRMTKAPQLKHLSEGRVQTGFVVAVSKGYKSEEANFVLCTIWGKLAETTVKYCGKGSLVGITGRLNTRSYEKGEGIRVFVTEVIVEDIRFLATKNRDETEQSKEENKQVESDFEFPAEQIKKLPV
- a CDS encoding YwpF family protein encodes the protein MKTFKMISVSLIRNNEELPILLEDGIVINQENTSRSWILELFIDQKHEDFFNELKASNELFNAKVVISYPENEPAHFEVATYSVKKIGDHLSVLLRGTLKRVRRKYAESLLAELIEDGLIGEELLTQFEKDMKTRPSLKKDKES